The Betta splendens chromosome 4, fBetSpl5.4, whole genome shotgun sequence genome contains a region encoding:
- the skida1 gene encoding SKI/DACH domain-containing protein 1, whose protein sequence is MGDLECGFEEMQGVRLGYLLIKGKQMFALSQVFTDLLKNIPRTTVHKRMDYLKVKKHHCDLEELRKLKAINSIAFHAAKCTLISREDVEALYFSCKTERVLKSNKRKAKAACSPGDGDASSGLLCADPELWKEKVWFSLHGVPETLALHSKTGRRRELPPRLTDSKLPQFYHETHERDYRSATKSSHKRLKNYETAKITGNCVALNQRHSLFRSAVSRQSVVLQSAIAAQSRLSRPGGDLLHKRKRRREGGGGRDGARHSWSRSRHAHHHAPPVLLVQPKSLGSHGTSFGAFHLGPDFYLDPRPYHHHHQQHHHHHLEQSFTEGYSSDTESSTNSERVYPDSDFGSGFSTTSNSGSSEEEEEEEGKDEDDTQSESSEVSSEEEESSSQSDSSSISSRVSVQSIRFRRARVGLGTSKAPLVLQPTFHYNNQQQQDKQQRTLCHVAASQTGDIGLDTRQQCEFICNETRNDSGPSQPPNFNSSDVGARFFPDSKREKPPGTGLNGADAADEPASYSLGVTRSRAPHPSRRAPAHPIKCTSGPSAQCDPDKDAKLQKCADKREPKACGPKLPTPLKKIKTEAEEPPVTAASHPDGGRTARTPPFSLHNVKVKVEDSCDEYEYQSQATAVKCKGDKADISSSPCSSGSIKQGDFFNCIKAPERSPDLAPTSPCGPQECGGTQDTPRADEGEHVGRSCRAPGSKKSRLCRTQTKQSVPRVNKTASSASSRLAACDDASAEDLPSRRKRSNVASPAKMPFSLMANFPSPPSLVVGSDGDLCPAYSLNSLRGPGPPPPSHPVWRWQPGGHILPPPCAQRTRKY, encoded by the coding sequence atGGGAGACTTGGAGTGTGGCTTTGAGGAGATGCAAGGAGTGAGACTCGGATACCTGCTCATCAAAGGCAAGCAAATGTTTGCTTTGTCTCAGGTCTTCACCGACCTGCTGAAGAACATCCCTCGGACCACCGTACACAAGCGCATGGACTACCTGAAGGTAAAGAAGCACCACTGcgacctggaggagctgcggaAGCTCAAGGCAATAAACTCCATAGCTTTCCACGCCGCTAAATGCACGCTCATATCTCGGGAGGACGTGGAGGCTCTGTATTTCTCCTGCAAAACGGAGCGGGTGTTGAAGTCCAACAAAAGGAAAGCGAAAGCGGCGTGCTCCCCCGGAGACGGGGACGCGTCCTCGGGGCTCCTGTGCGCTGATCCCGAGCTGTGGAAGGAAAAAGTTTGGTTTAGTTTGCACGGCGTCCCGGAGACTCTCGCGCTCCACAGCAAAACGGGCAGAAGGAGGGAGCTGCCTCCGCGCCTTACCGACTCCAAACTACCTCAATTTTACCACGAGACCCACGAACGGGATTACCGTTCGGCGACTAAATCCAGCCACAAACGCTTGAAAAACTATGAAACTGCTAAAATAACAGGGAACTGCGTTGCACTGAACCAGCGGCACTCCCTTTTCAGGAGCGCGGTGAGCCGGCAGTCGGTGGTGCTTCAGTCCGCCATAGCTGCTCAGTCCAGGCTCTCTCGCCCTGGCGGCGACCTACTTCacaaaaggaagaggaggcgagagggggGCGGCGGCAGAGACGGCGCGAGGCACtcgtggagcaggagcagacacGCGCACCACCACGCACCCCCGGTGCTGCTCGTGCAGCCCAAATCGCTCGGCAGTCACGGGACGTCGTTCGGCGCCTTCCACCTCGGTCCGGATTTCTACCTGGACCCCAGACCgtatcatcatcaccaccagcaacaccatcaccaccacctcgAGCAGAGTTTCACCGAAGGTTACAGCAGCGACACCGAGTCCAGCACCAACTCGGAGCGGGTGTACCCGGACTCGGACTTCGGCTCCGGCTTCTCCACCACCAGCAATTCGGGGagctcggaggaggaggaggaggaggaaggcaagGATGAAGATGATACGCAATCAGAGAGTTCAGAGGTCAGctcagaagaagaggaaagctCCTCTCAGTCCGACTCCAGCTCCATTTCGAGCCGTGTTTCGGTCCAGAGCATCCGGTTCAGACGGGCCCGGGTCGGTCTCGGTACTAGTAAAGCACCTTTGGTCCTACAGCCCACGTTTCATTATAACAACCAGCAGCAACAAGACAAACAACAGAGGACACTGTGCCATGTTGCTGCTTCACAGACAGGAGACATTGGGCTGGACACACGTCAGCAATGTGAATTTATATGCAATGAAACTAGAAATGACTCGGGACCCTCGCAACCACCAAACTTTAATTCATCTGACGTGGGGGCGAGATTTTTCCCCGACTCCAAACGGGAGAAGCCGCCCGGGACCGGTCTAAACGGGGCTGACGCTGCGGATGAACCTGCCTCGTATTCGCTGGGAGTCACCCGGAGCAGGGCGCCTCACCCCTCACGCAGAGCACCGGCGCATCCCATCAAATGCACGTCCGGGCCGAGCGCGCAGTGCGACCCGGACAAAGACGCCAAGCTCCAAAAATGCGCCGACAAACGAGAGCCCAAAGCCTGCGGCCCGAAACTGCCCACGCCGCTGAAAAAGATAAAGACAGAGGCGGAGGAGCCCCCTGTGACCGCTGCGTCCCACCCGGACGGCGGCAGGACGGCCAGGACGCCACCCTTCAGCCTGCACAATGTGAAAGTTAAAGTGGAGGACAgctgtgatgaatatgaatacCAGAGCCAGGCCACTGCCGTTAAATGCAAGGGAGATAAAGcggacatcagcagcagcccgTGCTCCAGCGGATCCATCAAGCAGGGGGACTTTTTTAACTGCATCAAAGCCCCAGAGAGGAGCCCCGACTTAGCCCCGACGTCCCCCTGCGGTCCTCAGGAATGCGGCGGCACCCAGGACACCCCACGCGCCGACGAGGGGGAGCACGTGGGCAGAAGCTGCAGGGCACCGGGGAGCAAAAAGAGTCGCCTTTGCAGGacgcaaacaaaacaaagtgtgCCCAGGGTCAACAAGACTGCCTCCTCCGCGTCGTCTCGCCTCGCAGCCTGCGACGACGCGTCCGCCGAGGATTTACCGAGCAGACGCAAACGCAGCAACGTAGCATCGCCCGCAAAAATGCCTTTCAGCCTGATGGCAAATTTCCCGTCGCCGCCGTCCCTGGTTGTTGGCAGCGACGGGGACTTGTGCCCCGCGTACTCCCTGAACTCGCTGAGGGGCCCCGGACCTCCCCCTCCGTCTCACCCCGTGTGGAGGTGGCAGCCAGGCGGCCACATTCTCCCTCCCCCATGCGCTCAGAGAACTAGGAAATACTGA